In Amycolatopsis coloradensis, one genomic interval encodes:
- a CDS encoding DUF4291 domain-containing protein, translating to MNEEIPARQIRAVHTETTIRVYQAYSPAIADAALEAGTFVPPFKRERMTWIKPSFLWMAYRCGWAAKPGQERVLALDITREGFAWALEHAALSHFDPDVHPDLKTWQDEVRASPVRIQWDPERSIRLGALKHRSLQMGLSGEAVDRYVDKWITAVTDVTPVMREVGALVAANRIEDAGALLPAERPYPG from the coding sequence ATGAACGAAGAGATCCCGGCGCGGCAGATCCGCGCCGTGCACACCGAGACCACCATCCGCGTCTATCAGGCGTACTCGCCGGCCATCGCCGACGCCGCACTGGAGGCGGGCACTTTCGTGCCGCCGTTCAAACGCGAACGCATGACCTGGATCAAGCCGTCCTTCCTCTGGATGGCGTACCGCTGCGGCTGGGCCGCGAAGCCCGGCCAAGAGCGCGTACTCGCCCTCGACATCACCCGCGAGGGTTTCGCGTGGGCGCTTGAACACGCGGCGCTCAGCCACTTCGACCCCGACGTCCACCCCGACCTGAAGACGTGGCAGGACGAGGTCAGGGCCAGCCCGGTCCGTATCCAGTGGGACCCGGAACGCAGCATCCGGCTCGGCGCCCTGAAGCACCGTTCGCTCCAGATGGGCCTGAGCGGCGAAGCCGTCGATCGCTATGTCGACAAATGGATCACGGCGGTCACCGACGTCACCCCGGTCATGCGCGAGGTCGGCGCCCTGGTCGCGGCGAACCGCATCGAAGACGCCGGAGCGCTGCTACCCG